In Janibacter sp. CX7, a single genomic region encodes these proteins:
- a CDS encoding YihY/virulence factor BrkB family protein, whose amino-acid sequence MSEPTVGPLDRIQRRHPVLGFPIAVVYKFFDDFGGYLCALLTYYGFLSLFPGLLLLSTVVGIVLQGQPEWQERILDSALSEFPIVGDELRTTGTIGGGPVGLLVGGLAALYGGLGVGQALQYASNTAWMVPRNSRPNPFASRGRGLLLLLVAGLTIVVTTGLTTYLQQLVSGGYTGWAITIASVLLNTLVIAVIFIIATSRPLDLTDVLPGALLAALSWQAMQAVGAVYVSTVIERASNLNSVFAIVLGLLVFLYTMSVAIMLCVEVNVVRKEHLWPRALLTPFTDQVVLTSADQRAYARHAEAQRLKGFQRIDVFFDESRGRGDD is encoded by the coding sequence ATGAGCGAGCCGACCGTCGGCCCGCTGGACCGGATCCAGCGCCGCCACCCCGTCCTGGGCTTCCCGATCGCGGTCGTCTACAAGTTCTTCGACGACTTCGGCGGCTACCTGTGCGCGCTGCTCACCTACTACGGGTTCCTCTCCCTCTTCCCCGGGCTGCTCCTGCTCTCGACGGTCGTCGGCATCGTCCTGCAGGGCCAGCCGGAATGGCAGGAGCGGATCCTCGACTCGGCCCTGTCGGAGTTCCCGATCGTCGGTGACGAGCTGCGCACGACGGGCACCATCGGTGGTGGCCCGGTCGGTCTGCTCGTCGGTGGTCTCGCCGCGCTCTACGGTGGCCTCGGTGTGGGGCAGGCGCTGCAGTACGCGAGCAACACCGCGTGGATGGTCCCGCGCAACAGCCGGCCCAACCCCTTCGCCAGCCGCGGCCGTGGCCTGCTCCTGCTCCTCGTCGCCGGGCTGACGATCGTCGTCACCACCGGCCTGACGACCTATCTCCAGCAGCTCGTCTCCGGGGGCTACACCGGCTGGGCGATCACCATCGCCTCGGTGCTGCTCAACACGCTCGTCATCGCCGTCATCTTCATCATCGCGACGAGTCGGCCGCTCGACCTCACCGACGTGCTGCCGGGCGCCCTGCTCGCCGCGCTGTCATGGCAGGCGATGCAGGCGGTCGGCGCGGTCTACGTCAGCACGGTCATCGAGCGGGCGAGCAACCTCAACTCGGTCTTCGCCATCGTCCTCGGCCTGCTCGTCTTCCTCTACACGATGTCGGTCGCCATCATGCTCTGCGTCGAGGTCAACGTCGTGCGCAAGGAGCACCTGTGGCCGCGGGCGCTGCTCACGCCCTTCACCGACCAGGTCGTGCTGACGAGCGCCGACCAGCGGGCCTATGCCCGGCACGCCGAGGCGCAGCGGCTCAAGGGGTTCCAGCGCATCGATGTCTTCTTCGACGAGTCCCGCGGGCGCGGGGACGACTGA
- the pknB gene encoding Stk1 family PASTA domain-containing Ser/Thr kinase, whose product MSTSTPRLLGGRYEVGELIGRGGMAEVHLGHDARLGRPVAIKILRTDHARDAAFLGRFRREAQSVAGLNHRSIVAVYDSGEDRITEAGGATLDIPYIVMEYVDGRTLRELLNESEHGYLDPADAARIVQQVLEALDYSHDMGIVHRDIKPGNVMVTDDGSVKVMDFGIARAIADTQATMTQTQAVIGTAQYISPEQARGETVDKRSDVYSSGCLLFELLTGRTPYTGEPISLTYQHVNADIPLPSSVNPDVPAELDAITHHALTKDRDERYPDARTMAEDLGAYRGGMPISPVATERLEAATTTLPVTAPSAAAPLAADPDTASMPLAGPRRRRSGLGWVFAALLLIPLALLGWYAWSASQSEEVVQVSVPDLVGKDEAVARSELTKAGLRPDVEKVADDAPVGEVVSQDPGTGASVPTGDTVVIEVSAGPDDVGVPSIIGMSRSEAKSALEAQGLTLGTVTEEDSPDQAANHVISTDPGVAEPVAKGSSVDVVVASGDVQLKDYTGQQIDDVRNEIFALGLEVSVESEISSEEPGTILSQDPDAGKVRQGRTVTFVVAREPNQTTTATVTETPTDTSTSESSSDSPTSSDSPSSSEPSSTSTSPSGTLSPSPSSTRTPGSDRTTQSPSSP is encoded by the coding sequence ATGAGCACCTCGACACCGCGTCTGCTCGGCGGCCGCTACGAGGTCGGCGAGCTCATCGGCCGCGGCGGCATGGCCGAGGTCCACCTGGGCCACGACGCCCGCCTCGGCCGTCCGGTCGCGATCAAGATCCTGCGCACCGACCACGCCCGCGACGCGGCCTTCCTCGGCCGCTTCCGCCGCGAGGCGCAGTCGGTCGCCGGCCTCAACCACCGCTCGATCGTCGCCGTCTACGACTCCGGCGAGGACCGCATCACCGAGGCCGGTGGCGCGACCCTCGACATTCCCTACATCGTCATGGAGTACGTCGACGGCCGCACGCTGCGCGAGCTGCTCAACGAGTCCGAGCACGGCTACCTCGACCCCGCCGACGCCGCCCGCATCGTCCAGCAGGTCCTCGAGGCCCTCGACTACAGCCACGACATGGGCATCGTCCACCGCGACATCAAGCCCGGCAACGTCATGGTCACCGACGACGGCAGCGTCAAGGTCATGGACTTCGGGATCGCCCGGGCCATCGCCGACACCCAGGCCACGATGACCCAGACCCAGGCGGTCATCGGCACCGCGCAGTACATCTCGCCCGAGCAGGCGCGTGGCGAGACGGTCGACAAGCGCAGCGACGTCTACTCCTCCGGCTGCCTGCTCTTCGAGCTGCTCACCGGGCGCACGCCCTACACCGGCGAGCCCATCTCGCTGACCTACCAGCACGTCAACGCCGACATCCCGCTCCCTTCGTCGGTCAACCCCGACGTCCCGGCGGAGCTGGACGCGATCACCCACCACGCGCTGACCAAGGACCGCGACGAGCGCTACCCCGACGCCCGGACGATGGCCGAGGACCTCGGGGCCTACCGCGGCGGCATGCCGATCAGCCCGGTTGCCACCGAGCGGCTCGAGGCCGCGACGACGACCCTGCCGGTCACCGCGCCCAGCGCCGCCGCGCCGCTGGCGGCCGACCCCGACACCGCATCGATGCCCCTGGCCGGACCACGGCGCCGCCGCTCCGGCCTGGGCTGGGTCTTCGCTGCCCTCCTGCTCATCCCGCTCGCCCTGCTCGGCTGGTACGCCTGGAGCGCCAGCCAGAGCGAAGAGGTCGTGCAGGTGAGCGTGCCCGACCTCGTCGGCAAGGACGAGGCGGTCGCCCGCTCGGAGCTGACCAAGGCGGGCCTGCGGCCCGATGTCGAAAAGGTCGCGGACGACGCGCCGGTGGGCGAGGTCGTCTCGCAGGACCCCGGCACGGGCGCGAGCGTGCCGACGGGTGACACCGTCGTCATCGAGGTGTCCGCCGGCCCGGACGACGTCGGGGTGCCGAGCATCATCGGCATGAGCCGCAGCGAGGCGAAGTCCGCCCTCGAGGCGCAGGGCCTCACGCTCGGCACGGTCACCGAGGAGGACAGCCCCGACCAGGCGGCCAACCACGTCATCAGCACCGACCCCGGCGTCGCCGAGCCGGTGGCGAAGGGGAGCAGTGTGGACGTCGTCGTCGCGAGTGGCGACGTGCAGCTCAAGGACTACACCGGCCAGCAGATCGACGACGTGCGCAACGAGATCTTCGCGCTCGGCCTCGAGGTGAGCGTCGAGTCCGAGATCTCCAGCGAGGAGCCGGGCACGATCCTGAGCCAGGATCCCGACGCGGGCAAGGTCCGGCAGGGGCGCACGGTCACCTTCGTCGTGGCGCGCGAGCCCAACCAGACGACGACCGCGACCGTCACCGAGACGCCGACGGACACCTCGACGAGCGAGTCCTCGAGCGACTCCCCGACGAGCAGCGACAGCCCGAGCAGCTCGGAGCCGTCGTCGACCTCGACCTCGCCGTCGGGCACGCTCAGCCCGTCGCCCAGCTCGACCCGCACCCCCGGGTCGGACCGCACGACCCAGTCCCCCTCGAGCCCGTAG
- a CDS encoding penicillin-binding protein 2, whose protein sequence is MNQPIRRLSMLVALMFVLLLGASTWIQVLGSQDINDRPGNRRTQLESYARERGQILLGGRAIASSSPTQDDLQWQRTYSDPQLYSHITGWNSFTYGPGGGVESAADGLLSGRDDKLFYDRLTGTIAGRTPKGASVELTINPKVQRAADEALGDQRGAVVALDPRTGEILAMVSHPDFDPTPLVSHSPATEKKAWDSLNSDPGRPLVNRAISGNLYPPGSVFKIVTAAAAIEDGQWSKDSEIPGPAELDLPQTTTNLPNSHAGACGPNDMVTLAVAMQDSCNTAFGWLGMELGGDAMREQASKFGFGEDLDIPMKVTPSTLPDEMNPPQEAQVGIGQYDVRVTPLQVAMVSAAVANDGVVMTPHLVQSVLGSDLSEISETKPEQLSKAMEPETADELTDMMKLVVERGTGTQAAVPGYSVAGKTGTAEHADGAAPHAWFTGFAPADNPKIAVAVVVEDGGRAGNEAYGGSVAGPISAAVMKAALE, encoded by the coding sequence ATGAACCAGCCCATCCGCCGCCTGTCGATGCTCGTCGCGCTGATGTTCGTCCTCCTGCTCGGCGCGAGCACGTGGATCCAGGTCCTCGGCAGCCAGGACATCAACGACCGCCCGGGCAACCGCCGCACGCAGCTCGAGAGCTACGCCCGCGAGCGCGGCCAGATCCTCCTCGGCGGTCGTGCCATCGCCTCGTCGTCGCCGACGCAGGACGACCTGCAGTGGCAGCGCACCTACAGCGACCCGCAGCTCTACTCGCACATCACGGGGTGGAACTCCTTCACCTATGGCCCCGGTGGCGGCGTCGAGTCCGCCGCCGACGGCCTGCTCTCCGGCCGCGACGACAAGCTCTTCTACGACCGGCTCACGGGCACGATCGCCGGCCGCACGCCGAAGGGGGCGAGTGTCGAGCTGACCATCAACCCCAAGGTGCAGCGCGCCGCGGACGAAGCCCTCGGCGACCAGCGCGGCGCCGTCGTCGCCCTCGACCCGCGCACCGGCGAGATCCTCGCGATGGTCTCGCACCCCGACTTCGACCCGACGCCCCTGGTGAGCCACTCGCCGGCGACGGAGAAGAAGGCGTGGGACTCGCTCAACTCCGACCCGGGGCGCCCGCTCGTCAACCGTGCGATCTCCGGCAACCTCTACCCGCCGGGCTCGGTCTTCAAGATCGTCACGGCCGCCGCCGCCATCGAGGACGGCCAGTGGTCCAAGGACTCCGAGATCCCCGGCCCCGCGGAGCTCGACCTGCCGCAGACCACGACCAACCTGCCCAACTCGCACGCCGGCGCCTGCGGGCCCAACGACATGGTGACCCTCGCGGTCGCCATGCAGGACTCGTGCAACACGGCCTTCGGCTGGCTCGGCATGGAGCTCGGCGGCGACGCGATGCGGGAGCAGGCGAGCAAGTTCGGCTTCGGCGAGGACCTCGACATCCCGATGAAGGTCACGCCGTCGACGCTCCCCGACGAGATGAACCCGCCGCAGGAGGCCCAGGTCGGCATCGGCCAGTACGACGTGCGCGTCACGCCGCTGCAGGTCGCCATGGTGAGCGCGGCGGTCGCCAACGACGGCGTCGTCATGACCCCGCACCTCGTTCAGTCGGTGCTCGGCTCCGACCTGTCGGAGATCAGCGAGACCAAGCCCGAGCAGCTGTCCAAGGCCATGGAGCCCGAGACGGCCGACGAGCTCACCGACATGATGAAGCTCGTCGTCGAGCGCGGCACGGGCACCCAGGCCGCCGTCCCCGGCTACAGCGTCGCCGGCAAGACCGGCACCGCCGAGCACGCCGACGGCGCCGCGCCGCACGCGTGGTTCACCGGATTCGCCCCGGCCGACAACCCGAAGATCGCCGTGGCGGTCGTCGTCGAGGACGGCGGCCGGGCCGGCAACGAGGCCTACGGCGGATCGGTCGCCGGACCGATCAGCGCGGCCGTGATGAAGGCGGCGCTCGAGTGA
- a CDS encoding FtsW/RodA/SpoVE family cell cycle protein — MSRAITTITPARGRNVELLLTALAIGVVILAYINVSVAESGEIPPDLLGHTGILAAIALAVHLVLRWRASFADPIILPIVTLLNGIGLVMIHRLDLAAGRDFSSGLALRQLIWTGLGVGIALVVLVLLRDHRVLRRYTYTAGLFALIFIALPLTPLGHSVYGAKIWIKLGAFTFQPAEVAKILLAIFFAGYLVQTRDMLALAGRKFLGITFPRGRDLGPLVIAWLAAALVLVLENDFGTTLLIFGLFVAMLYIATERTSWIVLGLGLAAVGAVVVYQFAGHVQTRILCWTDTFSEAGMEQCGQLGTGIMGMAAGGISGTGLGRGRPWLTPLPESDFIFTSLAEELGLIGVFALILLYALLVERGLRSAIGLRDGFGKLLASGLTFVLAIQVFVVIGGVTRVIPLTGLTLPFVAYGGSSLLTNWTLIAILLRISDHARRPEPEFDPASMDAPTQVVKTR; from the coding sequence ATGAGCCGGGCCATCACGACGATCACCCCCGCCCGCGGGCGCAATGTCGAGCTGCTGCTCACGGCGCTCGCCATCGGCGTGGTCATCCTCGCCTACATCAACGTCTCGGTCGCCGAGTCCGGCGAGATCCCCCCGGACCTGCTCGGCCACACCGGCATCCTCGCGGCGATCGCCCTCGCCGTGCACCTCGTCCTGCGCTGGCGGGCCTCCTTCGCCGACCCGATCATCCTGCCGATCGTCACCCTGCTCAACGGCATCGGACTGGTGATGATCCATCGGCTCGACCTCGCGGCCGGACGTGACTTCTCCAGCGGGCTCGCCCTTCGCCAGCTCATCTGGACCGGCCTGGGCGTCGGCATCGCCCTCGTCGTGCTCGTCCTGCTGCGCGACCACCGCGTGCTGCGGCGCTACACCTACACCGCGGGGCTCTTCGCGCTGATCTTCATCGCGCTGCCGCTCACGCCCCTCGGCCACTCGGTCTACGGCGCGAAGATCTGGATCAAGCTCGGCGCCTTCACCTTCCAGCCCGCCGAGGTCGCCAAGATCCTGCTCGCGATCTTCTTCGCCGGCTATCTCGTGCAGACCCGCGACATGCTCGCCCTCGCCGGGCGCAAGTTCCTCGGCATCACCTTCCCCCGCGGCCGCGACCTCGGCCCGCTCGTCATCGCCTGGCTCGCCGCCGCGCTCGTCCTCGTGCTGGAAAACGACTTCGGCACGACGCTGCTGATCTTCGGGCTCTTCGTCGCCATGCTCTACATCGCGACCGAGCGCACCTCGTGGATCGTCCTCGGCCTGGGTCTGGCCGCCGTCGGCGCGGTCGTCGTCTACCAGTTCGCCGGGCACGTGCAGACCCGCATCCTGTGCTGGACCGACACCTTCTCCGAGGCCGGCATGGAGCAGTGCGGCCAGCTCGGCACCGGGATCATGGGCATGGCCGCGGGCGGCATCTCCGGCACCGGCCTGGGCCGCGGCCGGCCGTGGCTGACCCCGCTGCCCGAGTCGGACTTCATCTTCACCAGCCTCGCCGAGGAGCTCGGCCTCATCGGCGTCTTCGCGCTGATCCTGCTCTACGCGCTGCTCGTCGAGCGCGGCCTGCGCTCGGCCATCGGCCTGCGCGACGGCTTCGGCAAGCTCCTCGCGAGCGGCCTGACCTTCGTCCTGGCCATCCAGGTCTTCGTCGTCATCGGCGGCGTCACCCGGGTCATACCGCTGACCGGTCTCACCCTCCCCTTCGTCGCCTACGGCGGGTCCTCGCTGCTGACCAACTGGACGCTCATCGCGATCCTGCTGCGGATCAGCGACCACGCCCGCCGCCCGGAGCCGGAGTTCGACCCGGCCTCGATGGACGCCCCGACGCAGGTGGTGAAGACGCGATGA
- a CDS encoding Stp1/IreP family PP2C-type Ser/Thr phosphatase encodes MALTFHFAARSDVGLVRKDNQDSGYAGPHLLVVADGMGGHAGGDLASATVITELVEIDHDSLTAAEASTQLGRAITRANGEIARTYADNAELEGMGTTVTAIMRARNKLILAHIGDSRAYLLRDGRLSQITKDHSFVQTLIDEGRITEEEASTHPQRSVVTRVLTGADDDEPDLGAREAHLGDRYLLCSDGLSGFVALDTIEEILTGGTPPGQAADDLVSLALRAGAPDNVTVVVADVVESGTAPSTQPQVVGSAALRRPRKRVDTSPAARAAALTRPDEDEEAVELDEEHTGRRGRWARRLGGLLVALLLVGAVGYAGYAWTQTQYYVGAQDGHVTVYRGVAQDLGPISLHSAVDQTDIELSELPSFYRDEVEATISVGSRSAADERVDSLRTAAKKCGQLRATGEPCGR; translated from the coding sequence ATGGCGCTGACCTTCCACTTCGCCGCAAGGTCCGACGTCGGGCTCGTCCGCAAGGACAACCAGGACTCGGGCTATGCCGGGCCGCACCTCCTCGTCGTCGCCGACGGCATGGGCGGGCACGCCGGCGGCGACCTCGCCTCCGCGACCGTCATCACCGAGCTCGTCGAGATCGACCACGACTCGCTCACCGCCGCCGAGGCCTCGACCCAGCTCGGCCGGGCGATCACCCGCGCCAACGGCGAGATCGCGCGTACCTATGCCGACAACGCCGAGCTCGAGGGCATGGGCACGACGGTCACCGCGATCATGCGGGCCCGCAACAAGCTGATCCTCGCCCACATCGGCGACTCGCGTGCCTATCTGCTGCGCGACGGCCGGCTGTCGCAGATCACCAAGGACCACTCCTTCGTCCAGACCCTCATCGACGAGGGCCGGATCACCGAGGAGGAGGCGAGCACCCACCCGCAGCGCTCCGTCGTCACCCGTGTGCTCACCGGCGCCGACGACGACGAGCCCGACCTCGGTGCCCGCGAGGCCCACCTCGGCGACCGCTACCTGCTGTGCTCCGACGGCCTCTCCGGCTTCGTCGCCCTCGACACCATCGAGGAGATCCTCACCGGCGGCACCCCGCCCGGCCAGGCCGCGGACGACCTCGTCTCGCTCGCGCTGCGCGCCGGCGCCCCCGACAACGTCACCGTCGTCGTCGCCGACGTCGTCGAGTCGGGCACCGCCCCCTCGACCCAGCCGCAGGTCGTCGGCTCCGCCGCCCTGCGCCGCCCGCGCAAGCGTGTCGACACCTCGCCCGCCGCCCGCGCCGCCGCGCTGACCCGGCCCGACGAGGACGAAGAGGCCGTCGAGCTCGACGAGGAGCACACCGGCCGCCGTGGTCGCTGGGCCCGCCGCCTCGGCGGGCTGCTCGTCGCCCTGCTGCTCGTCGGCGCCGTCGGCTACGCCGGCTATGCGTGGACCCAGACGCAGTACTACGTCGGCGCCCAGGACGGGCACGTCACCGTCTACCGTGGCGTCGCCCAGGACCTCGGGCCGATCTCGCTGCACTCGGCGGTCGACCAGACCGACATCGAGCTGTCCGAGCTGCCCTCCTTCTACCGCGACGAGGTCGAGGCGACGATCTCGGTCGGCTCGCGCTCCGCCGCCGACGAGCGCGTCGACAGCCTGCGCACCGCCGCGAAGAAGTGCGGCCAGCTGCGGGCCACCGGGGAGCCGTGCGGACGATGA
- a CDS encoding FHA domain-containing protein, translating into MSELTVTVLRLGLLVLLWVFVLSVASVLRTDLFGTRVVNRRPAPPKKAARRGAKGAAPVSETPRPPRNPRTPTHLVLTTGPLTGTSLPLRESGVLIGRNPECALVLDDEFASGRHARIIRGEDGWYVEDLGSTNGTFLGQYRVGDPVPVETGTSIRIGRTVIELRN; encoded by the coding sequence GTGAGCGAGTTGACGGTCACCGTGCTGCGCCTCGGCCTGCTCGTGCTCCTGTGGGTCTTCGTGCTGTCCGTCGCCTCGGTGCTGCGCACCGACCTCTTCGGCACCCGCGTCGTCAACCGGCGCCCGGCCCCGCCCAAGAAGGCCGCACGGCGAGGAGCGAAGGGGGCCGCCCCCGTCTCCGAGACCCCGCGCCCCCCGCGCAACCCCCGCACCCCGACCCACCTCGTCCTCACGACGGGGCCGCTCACCGGCACCTCCCTGCCGCTGCGCGAGTCCGGCGTGCTCATCGGCCGCAACCCCGAGTGCGCCCTCGTCCTCGACGACGAGTTCGCCTCCGGCCGGCACGCCCGGATCATCCGCGGCGAGGACGGCTGGTACGTCGAAGACCTCGGCTCGACCAACGGCACCTTCCTCGGCCAGTACCGCGTCGGTGACCCCGTGCCGGTCGAGACCGGCACCTCGATCCGGATCGGCCGCACGGTCATCGAGCTGAGGAACTAG
- a CDS encoding DUF3662 and FHA domain-containing protein, with protein MSLFERMERKLERTVNGVFARAFRAEVQPLELASALRRAMDDRATMLGRGRTIVPNLFTIELAPSDYERLTEFDEELEDELVAAAQEHADSQRYQPGGPLQVLFDEDEELETGVFRVRPATARQRVERPDQARAYADQQSGDDDAYDEYSGGWDLDDAHGDDEPGDHDHHAVAAAPAAAPERTVPRPPSPRREEDQPTSVHRPEPPRQAPTRSVHDRPWLEIDGERYPLISAMTVLGRDETADVVLDDPGISRRHCEVRVTHDGPHLVTHLRDLGSTNGTFVNGEPTDAVRLTDGDSITVGRTHATFHVGR; from the coding sequence GTGAGCCTCTTCGAACGCATGGAGCGCAAGCTCGAGCGCACCGTCAACGGCGTCTTCGCGCGCGCCTTCCGCGCCGAGGTCCAGCCGCTGGAACTCGCGTCCGCCCTGCGCCGCGCGATGGACGACCGCGCCACGATGCTCGGCCGCGGCCGCACCATCGTGCCCAACCTCTTCACCATCGAGCTCGCGCCGAGCGACTACGAGCGGCTCACCGAGTTCGACGAGGAGCTCGAGGACGAGCTCGTCGCCGCCGCCCAGGAGCACGCCGACTCGCAGCGCTACCAGCCCGGCGGCCCCCTGCAGGTCCTCTTCGACGAGGACGAGGAGCTCGAGACCGGCGTCTTCCGCGTCCGCCCGGCCACCGCCCGGCAGCGCGTCGAACGCCCTGACCAGGCCCGCGCCTACGCCGACCAGCAGTCCGGTGACGACGACGCCTACGACGAGTACTCCGGCGGTTGGGACCTCGACGACGCCCACGGCGACGACGAGCCCGGCGACCACGACCACCACGCCGTCGCCGCCGCGCCCGCCGCGGCGCCGGAGCGGACGGTGCCGCGCCCCCCTTCGCCCCGCCGCGAGGAGGACCAGCCGACGTCGGTGCACCGCCCCGAGCCGCCGCGCCAGGCCCCGACCCGGTCCGTCCACGACCGGCCGTGGCTCGAGATCGACGGCGAGCGCTACCCGCTGATCTCCGCGATGACCGTGCTCGGCCGCGACGAGACCGCCGACGTGGTCCTCGACGACCCCGGGATCTCGCGGCGGCACTGCGAGGTGCGCGTCACCCACGACGGCCCGCACCTCGTGACCCACCTGCGCGACCTCGGCTCGACCAATGGCACCTTCGTCAACGGCGAACCGACCGACGCGGTGCGGCTCACCGACGGTGACTCGATCACCGTCGGGCGCACGCACGCCACCTTCCACGTCGGCCGCTGA
- a CDS encoding LysR family transcriptional regulator codes for MLDVNRLRVFRAVVASGSVQAAARHLGYTPSTISQHITALQRETGLTLFEKAGRGIVPTATGRLLATESEELMGNLARLTGMVDDLRSGHTGGLEIASFSSAAQEWVPGVVRRLREEYPGLVIDLALNESAVQQQGLRADIDIRVEDPEAEVPETPGRCRRVLAEEAYVCVVPRDHALAGRGEIGLLDLEGEAWIRDDRVESMCTQIINRAAAAAGVAPNYVARSDDHHTAMAFVAAGVGVCVLPRLAALAAPAGTAVLDVRDPAPRRRIVALLRDSAEGSPAAQRAIALLTEAARGVDEADAA; via the coding sequence ATGCTCGACGTCAACCGTCTCAGGGTCTTTCGCGCCGTCGTCGCCAGCGGCTCCGTGCAGGCCGCCGCCCGCCATCTCGGCTACACGCCGTCGACGATCAGCCAGCACATCACCGCGCTGCAGCGCGAGACCGGGCTGACCCTGTTTGAAAAGGCTGGTCGCGGGATCGTGCCGACCGCCACGGGCCGGCTGCTCGCCACCGAGTCGGAGGAACTCATGGGCAACCTCGCTCGGCTCACCGGGATGGTCGACGACCTGCGCTCGGGGCACACCGGGGGGCTCGAGATCGCGTCCTTCAGCTCGGCGGCGCAGGAGTGGGTGCCCGGGGTGGTGCGCCGGCTGCGCGAGGAGTACCCCGGGCTGGTCATCGACCTCGCGCTCAACGAGTCGGCCGTGCAGCAGCAGGGACTGCGTGCCGACATCGACATCCGGGTCGAGGACCCCGAGGCCGAGGTGCCCGAGACGCCGGGGCGCTGTCGTCGCGTGCTCGCCGAGGAGGCCTATGTCTGCGTCGTGCCCCGTGACCACGCGCTCGCCGGGCGTGGCGAGATCGGCCTGCTCGACCTCGAGGGCGAGGCATGGATCCGTGACGACCGCGTCGAGAGCATGTGCACGCAGATCATCAACCGGGCCGCGGCCGCCGCGGGCGTGGCCCCCAACTACGTCGCCCGCTCTGACGACCACCACACGGCGATGGCCTTCGTCGCCGCGGGCGTCGGTGTGTGCGTGCTGCCGCGGCTCGCGGCCCTGGCCGCACCGGCGGGCACGGCCGTGCTCGACGTGCGCGACCCCGCGCCCCGCCGGCGCATCGTCGCCCTCCTACGTGACTCCGCCGAAGGCAGCCCCGCCGCCCAGCGCGCCATCGCCCTCCTCACCGAGGCCGCCCGCGGCGTCGACGAGGCCGACGCCGCCTGA
- a CDS encoding urease accessory protein UreD translates to MRTRTEATRVEVSLRAGRAVVSSGGGVLRVVTLGATGARLRLALVPERALLLAGDDVALDVRVDDGVQLHLVETAGTVAYDMRGGEARWHVRLGVGDDASLVHDALPWVSAQGSRVERRLDLELVGSGTALLRETLVLGRHGERPGALVSRTRVSRDGEPVLVEDLDAADLAPARVLDAVYAFGPPSEAVPGLTRLVTADGDVIHRSLADAAHEASGLLDRAWAQTLAPGGR, encoded by the coding sequence GTGCGCACGCGCACTGAGGCGACCCGCGTCGAGGTCTCGCTGCGGGCGGGCCGGGCGGTCGTCAGCAGCGGCGGAGGGGTGCTGCGCGTGGTGACCCTGGGGGCCACGGGCGCCCGGCTGCGGCTGGCGCTCGTGCCCGAGCGAGCGCTGCTGCTCGCCGGCGACGACGTCGCCCTCGACGTCCGGGTCGACGACGGGGTGCAGCTGCACCTCGTCGAGACGGCCGGCACGGTCGCCTACGACATGCGCGGCGGTGAGGCCCGGTGGCACGTTCGCCTCGGCGTCGGCGACGACGCGTCGCTGGTCCACGATGCTCTGCCCTGGGTCTCGGCCCAGGGCTCGCGGGTCGAGCGGCGCCTGGACCTCGAGCTCGTCGGGTCGGGCACCGCGCTCCTGCGGGAGACGCTCGTCCTCGGTCGCCACGGCGAGCGCCCGGGAGCCCTGGTGTCGCGCACCCGGGTGAGCCGGGACGGGGAGCCGGTCCTCGTCGAGGACCTCGACGCCGCCGACCTCGCCCCAGCGCGGGTGCTCGACGCGGTCTACGCCTTCGGCCCGCCCAGCGAAGCGGTGCCCGGGCTCACCCGGCTCGTCACCGCTGACGGCGACGTCATCCACCGCTCGCTCGCGGACGCGGCACACGAAGCCTCAGGCCTGCTCGACCGCGCCTGGGCGCAGACACTCGCCCCCGGCGGGCGTTGA